The nucleotide sequence AAGGTTATTATTTTTCTATATGCTTCTTCTATTGCATCCTCTGGCAAAGCAGGATTAAGTCTTCTTAATGCATCTAATACCCTGTTTTTTAATATTACTTCTCTATAGTCATCTCTTTCTGGACTTTCGCTATCTGGTGCTATATCAGGGCCATAAAGATGTTCATAATCAAGTTCTTTAAGTATTTCTATTGCTGCATTTTCAAGTTGTTGTTCTGTAAAATCTATTAAAAAACCCATTGAATCCCCACCTTAAATGTTTTCTATCCCATATTTCTTTAATAAATCTTTTGCAAGCCTTTCTCCTTTTTCTTTGATGTAAGCTGATTTAGAACGATATGAACCACCAATTAAATCTTCATCAGTCAGTTCATTTAAAATATCAAAATCATAGCCTTTCCATGTTCTTAGATATTCCATGCCAAATTCATTTTCCTTCCAGGATGTTAAATACATAAGCATTAAAGTTAATTCTTTTATTGTATTTTTCATATCATCAGCCATCATTATATTCCTTTCTTTTGTTATTTAGATTCATCTAAAGGTACTCTAATTTCACCAGACATAAGCTTTGGAAGAAGAGTGTCACGGAGATTTTGTAACATATTTATTTCTTTTTGCAAATTTTCTATTAATAAATTAAAGTGTTTAATAATAGTTTCAAATTTAATTGAGGAAATTGCACAATTAAACTTCCTCAATTATATTTAAAAATCATTACTTTTTGTTAATAATTAACTATTTTGTTCAGAAAAAGATAATAGCAAAGCCAAGGTGCTATTGCACCTGTGGATAACTTTTAAAACTAATAAATTTATCCTGCTTGCTTTAAATTTAAGTCGTTAGACTTCTGATTAACAGCAATAGTGCCTGCTACTAAAGCCATACAGTTTAGTAGAGCTACAACTTTTGCTTTTCTAATACCTGCTGAACGCAGATTATTAACATTTAGGTACTCTTTCAATCTTGAGTTACACCTCTCGATAGAGGTGCGTTGATTATAGAGTTTTTGCCAATCTTCACTGCTCCTAAGAGGATAAGAGTAATACCTATTATTCTCTTTATAGTTTACCTTTAGGCAAAATCCATAGTTTGAATTGCTACAATGCTTTGTTCCAAATGGACAATTAACCTTACCGGTTGCTTGGGGACATCTAAATTTAAGGTAGTCACCATCTTTTCCCCAGTAAGTTAATGGATATCCCATTGAGCATATGGGTTCAAACTTCTCATTAAATCCTTCTGGTGGAGCATACTGTGCCCTAGGATTGTAAGCTATAATTGGTTGTGCTTTAACATCGTGAGTAACATAATCATAAATCTTTTGAAAATCATAACCTTTATCCATAATAAAATGCTTAGGACTCAAAACTCCAGAGTAGTTGGTGATGAACTTTTTTATCAGCGGAATAGCTAAATCTCCATCACTATAACTAGCGGGAGATAGCAATATGCTTAAGGGTAGTTCACTCTTGCAATCTGCCAGTATGTGAAGCTTAAATCCGAACCAACGTATTTTATTACCATCAGTATCGTTCTTAGCTCCCCAGTTTGGAGAAACAGCATCATTCTTAAGTTTGGATTTAGGTCTAGCTTTTTCAAAAGAATCAATTTTAGTAGAATCGATTGCTACATTTGAACCATCAACAATTCCTATACTAATGGCCTTTTTAACTAAACAATCGAAGTCATATTCCAATGAAGGTATTTTGGATAGCTTAGTTAAAAATCTACTAAAGGTTGATGCTGAAGGTGTTTTCTCTAAAATGTTAAAACCACAATTATACCTAAATATAGGATCAGTCTTAAGTCTATCGACTAACTTATTAAAATATTTAATTTTTTCAACTTGCATAGCAACTAAAGCATACAATAGTGCTAGCTCATTATGCCCTTTCGGGCCACGCGTAGCGTGTAGCTGGGCTAAACCATTTAATACATTTGAAAAATCTAGTTGGGCTAGAATTAATTCAAGCCTAGTTTTAGGTTGTAATTTTATTATTTCTTCAAAGGAAAATAGGCATTCTTGTCGAATATACATAAGTATTCACTCCTCTTTGTTGTGTATTTTTGGTGATACTTAAATATTCGACATTTTGGGGTGAATTTCCTTTTTGAATAATAAAAAAGTTAGTAAAATCAATGATTATAAAATATGAAATTTACTCAATTAGTAATTCATTATTTGGACATAATATTAAAATATTCTTTATATCCGTTTGAGTTATAAGTGGTTGTGTAGAACCCCTATTTAATGAAATATAATCAATATTTTTTAGAATATTATATACAAACTCATAATATTTTGTTTTTATAACTAATGTATTGTCAGAAGGCCATATGGCTTCATTAAACTTCTGTATAACACCATGTGTTCCAACTCTTCCAATTACCATAACTGGTTCATTATACAAGTATTCCTTTGTAAAACCCATAATTTTACTAGCACCTATTAATGGTATTTGATATTGTTCTGTACGATAATCAGATTTATCTTTCGGTCTTTTACCACTAGAAATTTCAATTATATCTCTTAACCTTCCTACCTCCCACCCCTTAGGAATAGGTCCAAGTTCACCTTCAATCATTTCGCCACCGCTTGATTTATATGGTTCTCCATTTTCGTTTGGAAATTCAAAATCCACAAACCAGCGTTTAAATATTGTTTGGGCTATTTCCTCTAATACTTTATTTATTCTGTTGTTTATTTCTATCTTTTCATCAAGGTCGGATAGAATTTTAGCTATTGCCTTTTGTTCGTGGAGGGGAGGGAGATTAATATTAATATTTTGAATCACATTTATTTGTGCTCTTTGTCTTCCTGATGTTCCAGTCATTGATTTTATAGCTATATCTCTAACATATGGAGAAATTGCCATATAATAGACATAATCTTCTGTCGTTAATCCTTCTTTAGCCCTAAGTACAATAAATTCAGTTGAACCAAAACCCACTTCATTTTTATCCAATAATGTTACTTTTGCTGTTTTACCATTTTCTAAGCAAGGTGTTATCCTTGCCATTATAGTATCGCCGTTTCTAAACTTTGAGCCACCTTTATATTCTTCCATTACATACTCATTTATATATTTATAAAAAGGCTTTAACATATCCATATTTATTTTTTTTGCACATTTACCCTTTGAAATGCTTTCTTTTGGATTAAATTCAATTATTTCACCAAGCTTTACCTCTCTCCACTCATTACAACTCATATCCTAACCCCCTCAAGTTCTTCTTTATCTCTTCCTCAAGGTGTCTTGATTTTGCAAATAGCTCTGCAAGTTCGCTTGTCAGGTTCTCCATCTTCTCTTCAAAGTCCGTTCCATCGTCTTGTGTTTCTTCTATTCCCACATATCTTCCAGGAGTTAAAATATATTCATGCTCACGTATTTCATCTATAGTTACTGATCTGCAAAAGCCTTTTATATCTTCATATTGTCCATCTTTATTTCGCCAGTTATGATAAGTTTCTGCTATTCTTTTTATGTCTTCATTTGTTAATTCTCTATGACTTCTATCTACAAGTTGACCAAGCTTTCTTGCATCTATGAATAAAAACTCATGTCTTCTGCTTCTGTATTTTGGATTATTTACTTTATTTCTATTTAATATCCAAAGGCATGCTGGAATTGCTGTTGTATAGAATAATTTATCTGGCAGTGCAACTATGCAGTCAACAACATCTCCTTCTATTAAATTCTTTCTTATTTCTCCTTCATTAGATGTATTTGAACTCAATGAACCATTGGCAAGAACTACACCTGCAACTCCATTTGGTGCTAAGTGAAATATCATATGTTGTAGCCATGCATAGTTTGCATTACCCGCTGGAGGAATACCATATTTCCATCTAGCATCTTCTTTGAGCTTTTCTCCACCCCATTCACTAATATTAAAAGGAGGGTTGGCTAAGATATAATCAGCTTTTAAGTTCTTATGCAAATCATTATGGAATGTATCTGCGTTATGTGGTCCTAAATCCCCATCGAGCCCATGTATAGCAAGATTCATTTTACATAACTTCCATGTTGTAGGATTAAGTTCTTGGCCATAAATTGATATATCATCAATCTTACCTTGATGTTCTTCAACAAATTTTTCACTTTGTATAAACATACCACCACTACCACAACATGGGTCGTATATCCTTCCTTTATAAGGCTCAATCATTTCAACTAATGTTTTAACAACACTTTTAGGTGTATAGAATTCACCGCCACCTTTTCCTTCCTTTTCAGCAAACTTATTTAAGAAATATTCATATACTCTTCCTAAA is from Clostridium thermarum and encodes:
- a CDS encoding DUF6429 family protein; translation: MMADDMKNTIKELTLMLMYLTSWKENEFGMEYLRTWKGYDFDILNELTDEDLIGGSYRSKSAYIKEKGERLAKDLLKKYGIENI
- a CDS encoding transposase, which codes for MYIRQECLFSFEEIIKLQPKTRLELILAQLDFSNVLNGLAQLHATRGPKGHNELALLYALVAMQVEKIKYFNKLVDRLKTDPIFRYNCGFNILEKTPSASTFSRFLTKLSKIPSLEYDFDCLVKKAISIGIVDGSNVAIDSTKIDSFEKARPKSKLKNDAVSPNWGAKNDTDGNKIRWFGFKLHILADCKSELPLSILLSPASYSDGDLAIPLIKKFITNYSGVLSPKHFIMDKGYDFQKIYDYVTHDVKAQPIIAYNPRAQYAPPEGFNEKFEPICSMGYPLTYWGKDGDYLKFRCPQATGKVNCPFGTKHCSNSNYGFCLKVNYKENNRYYSYPLRSSEDWQKLYNQRTSIERCNSRLKEYLNVNNLRSAGIRKAKVVALLNCMALVAGTIAVNQKSNDLNLKQAG
- a CDS encoding restriction endonuclease subunit S encodes the protein MSCNEWREVKLGEIIEFNPKESISKGKCAKKINMDMLKPFYKYINEYVMEEYKGGSKFRNGDTIMARITPCLENGKTAKVTLLDKNEVGFGSTEFIVLRAKEGLTTEDYVYYMAISPYVRDIAIKSMTGTSGRQRAQINVIQNININLPPLHEQKAIAKILSDLDEKIEINNRINKVLEEIAQTIFKRWFVDFEFPNENGEPYKSSGGEMIEGELGPIPKGWEVGRLRDIIEISSGKRPKDKSDYRTEQYQIPLIGASKIMGFTKEYLYNEPVMVIGRVGTHGVIQKFNEAIWPSDNTLVIKTKYYEFVYNILKNIDYISLNRGSTQPLITQTDIKNILILCPNNELLIE
- a CDS encoding type I restriction-modification system subunit M, which gives rise to MSTANVGFEEQLWKAADILRGSMDAAEYKHVVLGLLFLKYISDKFEQKYNELLEEGEGFEEDRDEYEAENIFWVPKEARWENIKNNAKDPRIGQIIDDAMLLIEKENPSLKGVLDKRYARPELDKRRLGELIDVISNIKLYQDGQKDILGRVYEYFLNKFAEKEGKGGGEFYTPKSVVKTLVEMIEPYKGRIYDPCCGSGGMFIQSEKFVEEHQGKIDDISIYGQELNPTTWKLCKMNLAIHGLDGDLGPHNADTFHNDLHKNLKADYILANPPFNISEWGGEKLKEDARWKYGIPPAGNANYAWLQHMIFHLAPNGVAGVVLANGSLSSNTSNEGEIRKNLIEGDVVDCIVALPDKLFYTTAIPACLWILNRNKVNNPKYRSRRHEFLFIDARKLGQLVDRSHRELTNEDIKRIAETYHNWRNKDGQYEDIKGFCRSVTIDEIREHEYILTPGRYVGIEETQDDGTDFEEKMENLTSELAELFAKSRHLEEEIKKNLRGLGYEL